CAAAAGTTCACCTGGCCCCGGCGTTGGCGTCTCAACTTCTTCAAGTTGCAAATTTTCTAGACCGAAATCTTTCAATAACCATGCTTTCATTTTCTGTCGTTTCCACTTTGTATGTGTAAGATGCGGCAATGATAAAGAGGGATGCCTGTGGGAAAAAGCCATAGAAAATTACTTCAGTGTTATTGCAAGGGAAACAATCCGGCTGGGGTATAATCTCCGATATCAGTCATCAGTGGGTGGGATTTTCCTGCGGAGAATAAAAGATATGCGTTCTAACATGCTCGAGTTAATGAATGTTTTTGTTCATGTTGCCGAGCTACGCAGCTTCACTAAAGCCGCTGATGCCTTACAGTTACATCGTCCTGCGGTCAGTAAAGCCATACAACAACTGGAGGATGATTTAGGCGTTAAATTGCTGCATCGCACTACGCGTAGCCTGAGTATGACGGTGGAAGGAGATGAAATTTATCAAAGAGCAAAAGCACTGCTAACCGACGTCAACGAAATGATGGCTTCTGTTTCCCCGAGTCAACCACCTCGCGGACGTCTTCGTATCGATGCTCCACTGGCATTGACGCACGCTATCCTAGTTCCATCTTTAGGTGGATTTCAGGCTATCTACCCTCAAATTGAAGTTGTACTCACCGCTTCGGACCGCATAACGGATCTGATTTCAGAAGGGATAGACTGTGTTATTCGTCTGGGGGAACTTGATGATTCAAGTTTTATCTCACGCCGTGTGGGTAATATTCGTATGGCTACCTGTGCTGCTTCATCATATTTGGAAAAATACGGCATTCCCTTGACGCCGGATGATCTCGTGCAACACAAAGCCGTTAATTTTTTTAGTGAACACAGCCGTGAAGTTATGGAATGGAAGTTCAAAATGAATGGGGAAGTTATCTCGCGACGACCAGAAAGCGGCATGTTAGTTAACAATTCAGATGTGCTGCTATCTTGCGGTCTGGCTGGTCTGGGTATACTTCATGCTTTGAGTACTGCGTTGGAACCCCATATCCAGTCCGGCGAACTGACAGAAGTATTAACTGACTATGCAACCGTAACTAAACCCGTTTCCATTTTGTACCCTGACCGGCAGTACCTATCACCTAAAGTCCGGGTATTTATAGACTGGTTCTGCGAAATATTTGCAAAACAGCATCAACGTTAAGCAAATCATAAACCTCAGCGAAAATATTCAGGCGTCGTAAAAGTCGTTTGCTACCACCCTCACATAAAAAATCCTAACAATACATATTCTCCTTTATTTCCCGAAAATACTTAAAAAGGTTTTTACGCAAGAGATAAAAGGGGCGTAATAATCAATCAGTATCTTGCGTAATAAAATTGTAGTTTGGAGAGTTATTCTTACTGTTTACTTATTTATATTAATTTATTTTTTGCGATTAAAAATGTGAAATTAAATATTGATATTATTTTCATATCAAGATTGTTGTAAAAATAAATTATTTTATATCGATATTTACCCATATTCTTACCAATTAATCTTTTTTGTGGCTAAGTGATTTTTTGCGATTAAAAAGTAATATGCAAAAATTTAAAGTAAATATAAGCATATTTACTTATAAAATCAGAGTTAAATTTTAATTAATTAATTGAATTTTAATGATAAATTAATTTTATTTGATGCGTTAAAATAGGCGATTTGGAGAGAATATCAATTCCTGATGATATGCTTGGGGTTAGTTGTGGATAACCTGAGAGTAAAAGAGTAATTTTTCATATGATAGAAAAATTCGAGGGTGAATTTTATTGGTTTCGTTGTTTATGTAAAATATAGCCATATCTGTATATTTTAATGTTAATTTAATTTTTATTGTATGATTTTATTGAGTTTATTTTATATTTCTTAATATTTCTTAAATTTTCCCAATGATGTAAAAATTATTTAAAACAACGCATTTTTATGGTTTATTTAATTTTTTTATTGTAATTATTATTGTTATTAAACCATATAAATTGTTTTGTTGGGTGTTTTAAGCTGGTTTGGTGTATTTATTTTGAAATAAAAAACTAATTTATGTCGATTGTTGCATTACTTAGTTCGCATACTCCTTTTCTTATGGGGTAATATGTATGTTGTTTATGCATAGTGCCCATATACCCTAAAAATGTGGCCTTAAATAACACGAATTCAGTGTGGTAGAGGATTTTTATCACGCAGGAATGCTAATTTTTTATTAGAAATCGTTAGCAATACTTAAGGATATAAAGGAGTTATTCAAGTATGAATACAAATGCCAGTTTATTGGTAAATTCAGGAAGTGGTGCCTCTCAGGTTGTTTCTCTTGATGCAGGCAAACCGATCAAAATCAAAATCCAACCCGGTAGTAAATACCTTCTTAAGAATAATGATAATAACTTTGCACCGGAGAACATCACACTTCTGCGCAATGGTGATGATCTGTGCATTATTCTTGAAGGTGATACAACACCGGCAGTGGTTATTGAAGACTATTATGTTGCTGGTAATAGTGAACCGCTATTAGGTATGGCCGAGGATGGCCAACTTTATGCCTATATGGTGACGGATGGTTCATCTTTCGGTGAAGGCTATCTTTTTGATAATGGAGCTTTTGCTCCCGCAGCGCTAGGCGGTATGCCGTTGGGCGATGGCGCTTATCTATTTGAAGAAACCGATCATGATATGGGGCTGTTGGCTCTATGGCCATGGTTCTTGGGTGCGGCAGCGCTTACAGGTGCGGGCATTGCAATCTATCAGCATAACAAGGATGATGATAATGATTCTTCCCCAGCTCCGGTAACGCCTCCTCCGGTAAGAGAAGCCTCTGTACCAACACTGGAGGGTGCTCTGGATCAGACGGGTAACATTACTGGTCCTATCGCGGACGGTTCTTTTACCGATGAAAATCATCCGGTCATCTATGGTACTGGTTATGCCGGTGACACCATCAATGTTTATGATAATGGTCAATTAATTGGTACTGCGATTGTTGCTGCTGATGGTACCTGGAGCTTGAAGCCAGAGACCGCGCTGATCGATGGTGCTCATAACATCACCATTACCCAATCTAACTCAGATGGCTCCACAAGTAAGCCATCTGATGGTTTATCTTTTACTGTTGATACCGCTGCCCCAGTAAGACCGCTGTTTGGCGATATCATCGATAATGTGGGTTCTATCACTGGTCCAATTGCCAATGGTGCAACCACCGATGACGCTCGTCCTGAAGTGACTGGTACCGGTGAACCGGGTAATACCATTACTATTTTTATTGGTGGTAAAGAAGCCGGTAAGGCGCTTATCGACGGTAATGGGCACTGGAGCTGGACACCTGAAACAGATTTAGCAGATGGTCATTATCAACTGACTATCACTGAAACTGATAAAGCAGGCAACGTCAGCCCTGTTTCACCAACATTTGACTTTAATGTTGATACTACTGCGCCAGCTAAACCGATCGTTCCAGAAGCTATTGATAATATTGGTGATATCACCGGTCCAATCAAGCCGGGTGATAAGACTGATGATACCAAACCGGAATTTAACGGTGAAGGCACGCCGGGCGACACCATCATCATTAAAGATGGTGATGACATTATCGGCTCCGTAGTTATCCCAGAAGACGGTAAGTGGGAGTGGACGCCAGAAGAGCCGATGGGCGAAGGCGATCACAGCATTACTGTGACCGAGAAAGACCCGGCGGGCAATGAAAGTGAGCCATCCGATCCAATCGAGTTTGAAATTGACACCACTCCGCCAACCAAACCGATCGTTCCAGAAGTCATTGATAATGTTGGTGATATCACCGGTCCAATCAAGCCGGGTGATAAGACTGATGATACCAAACCGGAATTTAACGGTGAAGGCACGCCGGGCGACACCATCATCATTAAAGATGGTGATGACATTATCGGCTCCGTAGTTATCCCAGAAGACGGTAAGTGGGAGTGGACGCCAGAAGAGCCGATGGGCGAAGGCGATCACAGCATTACTGTGACCGAGAAAGACCCGGCGGGCAATGAAAGTGAGCCATCCGATCCAATCGCGTTTGAAATTGACACCGTTCCACCGGTGAAACCAACCGTACCGGAAGTCACCGATAATACCGGTGATAAAACCGGTGCCATCGAGCCGGGTGATGTGACCGACGAAAACAAACCGGAATTCAACGGTGAAGGGACGCCGGGCGACACCATCATCATTAAAGACGGTGAAGACATCATCGGCTCCGTGGTTATTCCAGAAGACGGTAAGTGGGAGTGGACGCCAGAAGAACCACTGGCCGACGGCGATCACAGCATTACCGTGACCGAGAAAGATCCGGCGGGCAATGAGAGTGTGCCATCCGATCCAATCGAGTTTGAAATTGACACCGTTCCACCGGTGAAACCAACCGTACCGGAAGCCACCGATAATACCGGTGATAAAACCGGTGCTATCAAGCCGGGTGATGTGACCGACGAAAACAAACCGGAATTCAACGGTGAAGGGACGCCGGGCGACACCATCATCATTAAAGACGGTGATGACGTCATTGGCTCCGTGGTTATTCCAGAAGACGGTAAGTGGAACTGGACGCCAGAAGAACCACTGGCCGACGGCGAGCACAGCATTACCGTGACCGAGAAAGATCCGGCGGGCAATGAGAGTGTGCCATCCGATCCGATCGCATTTGAAATTGACACCGTTCCACCGGTGAAACCAACCGTACCGGAAGCCACCGATAATACCGGTGATAAAACCGGTGCTATCAAGCCGGGTGATGTGACCGACGAAAACAAACCGGAATTCAACGGTGAAGGGACGCCGGGCGACACCATCATCATTAAAGACGGTGATGACGTCATTGGCTCCGTGGTTATCCCAGAAGACGGTAAGTGGGAGTGGACGCCAGAAGAACCACTGGCCGACGGCGATCACAGCATTACCGTGACCGAGAAAGATCCGGCGGGCAATGAGAGTGTGCCATCCGATCCGATCGCGTTTGAAATTGACACCGTTCCACCGGTGAAACCAACCGTACCGGAAGCCACCGATAATACCGGTGATAAAACCGGTGCCATCAAGCCGGGTGATGTGACCGACGAAAACAAACCGGAATTCAACGGTGAAGGGACGCCGGGCGACACCATCATCATTAAAGACGGTGATGACGTCATTGGCTCCGTGGTTATCCCAGAAGACGGTAAGTGGGAGTGGACGCCAGAAGAACCACTGGCCGACGGCGAGCACAGCATTACCGTGACCGAGAAAGATCCGGCGGGCAATGAGAGTGTGCCATCCGATCCGATCGCGTTTGAAATTGACACCGTTCCACCGGTGAAACCAACCGTACCGGAAGCCACCGACAAAACCGGCGATGAAACGGGCCCAATCAGTTCGGGTGATGTGACCGACGAAAACAAACCGGAATTCAACGGTGAAGGGACGCCGGGCGACACCATCATCATTAAAGACGGTGATGACGTCATTGGCTCCGTGGTTATTCCAGAAGACGGTAAGTGGAACTGGACGCCAGAAGAACCACTGGCCGACGGCGATCACAGCATTACCGTGACCGAGAAAGACCCGGCGGGCAATGAAAGTGTGCCATCCGATCCGATCGAGTTTGAAGTTGACACCGTTCCACCGGTGAAACCAACCGTACCGGAAGCCACCGATAATACCGGTGATAAAACCGGTGCTATCAAGCCGGGTGATGTGACCGACGAAAACAAACCGGAATTCAACGGTGAAGGGACGCCGGGCGACACCATCATCATTAAAGACGGTGATGACGTCATTGGCTCCGTGGTTATCCCAGAA
Above is a window of Limnobaculum parvum DNA encoding:
- a CDS encoding LysR family transcriptional regulator, giving the protein MRSNMLELMNVFVHVAELRSFTKAADALQLHRPAVSKAIQQLEDDLGVKLLHRTTRSLSMTVEGDEIYQRAKALLTDVNEMMASVSPSQPPRGRLRIDAPLALTHAILVPSLGGFQAIYPQIEVVLTASDRITDLISEGIDCVIRLGELDDSSFISRRVGNIRMATCAASSYLEKYGIPLTPDDLVQHKAVNFFSEHSREVMEWKFKMNGEVISRRPESGMLVNNSDVLLSCGLAGLGILHALSTALEPHIQSGELTEVLTDYATVTKPVSILYPDRQYLSPKVRVFIDWFCEIFAKQHQR